One Leptospira levettii genomic window carries:
- a CDS encoding beta strand repeat-containing protein, whose protein sequence is MGFRRGQIGFVFKQRFSHVYLFLLFFLFSCQSVTSVNLQMLFGSFFVSASGQGSVIYEAPNFLFTSENGKQAEFILRLNIEPNSSVRIGPITISDPTEGVLLSDTFIDFNEDNWDSPHTVRLAGVDDLLSDGNQNYRVQLGSILTSDIRFSTQPLPVLLVVNTDNESSGVAASPVFGLLTSETGETGRISYVLQTRPMQDVYIRNFISNDTTEATVESVELVFTPNNWDVPQSVTVTGVDDFSVDDSTFQISADPTVSFDPAYMGKSIPIITGTNVDDDVAGFTVVNLSGLTTTEAGGAVTFGVVLNTLPTHAVTIPSIVATPGTEATASPSSLTFAPSEWFTPKIITVTGVDEFIVDGSQTVSIVSSAATSTDTDYNGLAGPVFPSVTNTDNDVPGFVLTSPGGLTISENGGILNFAIRLSSQPPPGFTVTLTGINENNTITNVNTNTLVFTNANWNIDQTVQITTNNNSIDEDTRTVTLQFGSVDTGGTADPVYNSITPPSQVSISVTDDDTAGITVTPVGGLVVHENGTPFTETFTVVLNSQPTQTVNLSSITSSNTSEITVSPSSLSFTTANWNTPQTVTITSVLDGVDDGDQNVNINFSNANSTDPKYNSMVIPAVTAINTDSNEPLVRIQNLSASSIVENGTSTLTFEIRLSLKPNSNVTIGPITSSDGTEAVLLNSTSSVAASRTLTFTPTNSQVASYTGNTSQSGWDVPQIITIRSVSDSFDDGDIPVTIQIPQANGSFFTGLFPTGAVPGYTDTNGNLVVTITDNDTKGFTISTTTLNLTEGDPDATFTVRLNAAPCDTPSNLTNCASGSVTIPITTETFSLPDSTQYTVSPSSLTFTHLNYATPQTVTISVVNDAINESNTRTHTLTLGVISGSGTDYEGMNPNDVTINITDNDNPSPKILFTLDTGQPYFTTESGFSTFYSLRLGSRPIPGNSVTVTLTSSDNTEGMINDSGTPVSSKQYVFTDANWSTSVPVEILGVSDALIDGNVSYSITVSGTETGSFPSWYDSFLTSTGTTASLVNYSVSENPVTIITPQVMVRAENASTFSVYVLLSQAPTDDVTIPVSLSSTFPCTLFTGPTVSQFSVSTNLVTITSANWNSIGAHNTITITPFDDSVDDGNVSCPIIIGVLTSSDGFYNNVNPYPSANYPELTLNDNDTAGITPSGFSPGSVITSQSGAGSEFYIHLNSQPTADVTINFSATPGGLVQFPTAPLTFTPSNFGTGQLVTILGQDTADVLDVNYNINPLITSSESGTGFSPSTIYSALTPSSIPGVHLYHIYDIVPCTDPNPMAVCGTSPNASGGLVTSPNLITTEVGGQSRFQVRLRARPTSNVTISVSSSNVAEGTTSVPNLTFTSSDWNTFQNVVLTGVDDALVDGNVLYSILFGSLTGGGSGFNGETLPNVSVTNQDND, encoded by the coding sequence ATGGGATTCAGAAGAGGACAAATCGGATTCGTGTTCAAACAAAGGTTCTCGCATGTCTACCTCTTCCTCCTATTTTTCCTTTTCTCCTGCCAATCGGTAACTTCTGTTAATCTCCAGATGTTGTTCGGTTCCTTTTTTGTTTCGGCATCCGGACAAGGTTCTGTAATTTATGAAGCCCCGAATTTTTTATTCACGAGTGAAAATGGAAAACAAGCAGAATTCATACTTCGTTTGAACATTGAACCGAACAGTTCAGTGAGAATTGGCCCCATTACGATCTCCGATCCCACCGAAGGTGTTTTATTATCGGATACATTTATCGATTTTAATGAAGACAATTGGGACTCACCACATACCGTTCGTTTGGCGGGTGTTGACGATCTTTTGTCCGATGGGAATCAAAATTACCGAGTGCAGTTGGGAAGTATCTTAACCTCTGACATTCGTTTTTCCACACAACCACTTCCCGTCTTACTTGTTGTGAACACTGACAATGAATCTTCAGGTGTGGCAGCAAGTCCTGTGTTTGGCCTACTCACCTCAGAAACTGGGGAAACAGGTCGTATTTCCTATGTTTTGCAAACAAGACCCATGCAAGATGTATACATTCGTAATTTTATTTCGAATGATACAACAGAAGCAACTGTAGAATCTGTTGAACTTGTATTCACACCTAACAACTGGGATGTGCCACAATCAGTAACTGTTACGGGTGTTGACGATTTTAGTGTGGATGATAGTACCTTTCAGATTTCAGCAGATCCAACCGTTTCGTTTGACCCTGCTTACATGGGTAAGTCTATCCCTATCATTACGGGAACCAATGTAGATGATGATGTAGCTGGATTTACAGTTGTGAATTTATCAGGTCTCACAACAACAGAAGCAGGAGGTGCTGTTACCTTTGGAGTGGTCTTAAATACACTTCCCACTCACGCAGTCACTATCCCCTCCATTGTGGCGACACCTGGAACGGAAGCTACCGCAAGTCCTAGTTCTCTTACCTTTGCGCCATCAGAATGGTTTACACCCAAAATCATTACAGTCACTGGTGTCGACGAATTCATAGTAGATGGTTCACAGACAGTCTCAATCGTTTCGAGTGCGGCAACATCAACTGACACAGATTACAATGGATTGGCGGGACCAGTGTTTCCTTCGGTAACAAACACAGACAATGATGTTCCAGGATTTGTTCTCACCTCACCAGGAGGATTGACAATATCAGAAAATGGTGGAATTTTAAATTTTGCCATTCGACTTTCCTCACAACCTCCTCCAGGATTCACAGTTACTCTAACAGGAATTAACGAAAACAATACAATTACCAATGTGAATACAAATACTTTAGTGTTTACAAACGCAAATTGGAACATTGACCAAACAGTCCAAATCACTACCAATAATAATTCCATCGATGAAGATACAAGGACAGTGACTTTACAATTTGGATCTGTGGATACAGGAGGAACTGCCGATCCTGTGTATAACAGCATCACACCTCCATCTCAAGTGAGTATTTCTGTTACTGACGATGATACTGCAGGAATCACAGTCACGCCAGTAGGAGGACTTGTGGTACACGAAAATGGAACTCCATTTACCGAAACGTTTACAGTCGTATTAAATTCACAACCCACACAAACGGTGAATCTCTCTTCCATCACTTCTAGTAACACTTCAGAAATCACAGTCTCACCTTCTTCTTTATCCTTTACCACGGCCAATTGGAATACACCACAAACTGTAACCATTACTTCTGTGTTAGATGGTGTGGATGACGGGGATCAAAATGTAAACATTAACTTCAGTAACGCAAATTCTACCGATCCAAAATACAATTCGATGGTCATTCCAGCCGTTACAGCTATCAATACAGATAGTAATGAACCACTGGTTCGCATCCAAAACCTTTCGGCATCTTCCATCGTTGAAAACGGAACATCCACTCTCACTTTCGAAATTCGTTTGTCATTAAAACCCAATTCCAATGTAACAATTGGTCCGATTACCTCCTCTGATGGAACGGAAGCTGTATTACTCAATAGCACATCGAGCGTAGCGGCTTCTCGCACATTAACCTTTACACCTACAAATTCGCAAGTCGCTAGTTATACGGGGAACACAAGCCAAAGTGGTTGGGATGTACCACAAATCATCACCATTCGTTCGGTTTCCGATTCTTTTGATGATGGTGATATACCGGTCACCATTCAGATCCCACAAGCAAATGGATCTTTTTTTACGGGGTTATTTCCAACCGGTGCGGTTCCTGGTTATACAGACACAAACGGAAATTTGGTGGTGACAATCACAGACAATGACACAAAAGGATTTACCATTTCTACAACTACACTGAATCTCACAGAAGGGGATCCAGACGCGACATTTACTGTGAGACTCAATGCAGCCCCTTGTGATACACCGAGTAATTTAACCAATTGTGCAAGTGGATCTGTTACCATTCCGATAACAACCGAAACATTTTCCTTGCCTGATTCCACACAGTATACAGTTTCACCATCAAGTTTAACATTTACCCATTTAAATTATGCAACACCCCAAACGGTAACGATTTCCGTTGTAAACGATGCCATCAATGAATCCAATACAAGGACCCATACACTCACGTTAGGTGTCATCTCTGGCTCAGGAACCGATTATGAAGGTATGAATCCAAATGATGTTACCATCAATATCACAGATAATGATAACCCTTCTCCAAAAATTCTTTTCACACTAGATACAGGTCAACCTTACTTCACTACTGAATCAGGATTTTCTACCTTTTACAGTTTACGACTTGGGAGCCGACCCATACCAGGAAATTCAGTGACTGTCACCTTAACTTCCTCTGATAACACAGAAGGTATGATCAATGACAGCGGAACTCCCGTTAGCTCAAAACAATATGTTTTTACCGATGCCAATTGGAGTACATCCGTTCCCGTTGAAATTTTGGGAGTCTCTGATGCCTTAATTGATGGAAATGTAAGTTATTCGATCACAGTTTCTGGAACTGAAACTGGATCCTTTCCTTCTTGGTATGACAGTTTTCTGACAAGTACAGGAACGACGGCAAGTCTCGTAAATTATAGTGTTTCGGAAAATCCAGTGACAATCATCACTCCGCAAGTCATGGTGCGTGCTGAAAATGCTTCCACCTTTTCTGTATACGTCTTACTTAGCCAAGCACCAACAGATGATGTGACCATTCCCGTTTCTTTATCTTCTACTTTTCCTTGTACATTATTCACAGGACCCACTGTTTCTCAATTTTCTGTTTCCACAAACCTAGTGACCATCACAAGTGCCAATTGGAATTCCATTGGTGCCCATAACACGATCACAATCACACCCTTTGATGATTCAGTGGATGATGGAAATGTCTCTTGTCCCATCATCATAGGTGTACTTACTTCAAGTGATGGATTTTATAATAATGTAAATCCTTATCCATCAGCAAACTACCCCGAACTTACGTTAAATGACAATGACACAGCTGGTATCACCCCATCTGGATTTTCCCCTGGGTCAGTCATTACTTCCCAATCAGGAGCCGGGTCTGAGTTTTACATCCATCTCAACTCACAACCCACTGCGGATGTCACCATCAACTTTTCAGCTACTCCAGGTGGACTTGTCCAATTTCCAACAGCACCACTTACCTTCACTCCTTCCAATTTTGGAACGGGGCAACTTGTCACAATCCTTGGCCAGGACACCGCAGATGTTTTGGATGTGAATTATAACATTAACCCTCTAATCACTTCGAGTGAATCAGGAACTGGATTTTCCCCTTCCACAATTTATAGTGCACTCACACCTTCATCCATTCCAGGTGTACATCTCTATCATATATACGATATCGTTCCTTGCACAGACCCAAATCCAATGGCAGTTTGCGGAACCTCTCCCAATGCCTCGGGAGGACTTGTCACTTCACCTAACTTAATCACTACGGAAGTGGGTGGGCAATCTCGTTTCCAAGTGCGTTTGCGAGCAAGACCCACGTCCAATGTCACGATAAGTGTATCTAGCTCGAATGTTGCAGAAGGTACAACGTCTGTACCAAATTTAACCTTTACTTCCAGCGATTGGAATACATTTCAAAATGTTGTGCTTACAGGTGTAGATGATGCACTTGTAGATGGGAATGTCTTGTATTCGATTTTATTTGGATCATTAACAGGAGGTGGTTCTGGATTCAATGGTGAGACCTTACCAAACGTATCTGTCACAAACCAGGACAATGACTAA
- a CDS encoding CaiB/BaiF CoA transferase family protein — MKQNTNPNAKGPLTGVKVVDLSLLLPGPLCSQHLADMGAEVIKIENPRAYDGSRAMFKGKTGYPALFMMLNRNKKAITLNLKREQAKEILFKLLEDADILLEGFRPDGMDKMGIGYDVLKEKFPRLIYCGISGYGTSGKYVDFAGHDLNYLAISGVLDQTGNPPRPAGFQMADVGGGTLTALSAILAALYYREKTGKGQKIDISMTDASVQFISLYGGILSASGESPEAGNDILSGKLPNYNVYETKEGRYVALGALEDMFFQTFLRAAGMETLTKDYPMTEENIPVIKQKLTEYFKSKTYADLQPIFDNTDACLSPILNMKEVSEDPHMKERGMVIERNHPKYGPILQFGSPFHFSETPFVYRNDPPEHGEHTEEILTQLGFSKDSISGFKKDRVI; from the coding sequence ATGAAACAAAATACAAACCCAAATGCAAAAGGACCACTCACTGGAGTGAAGGTCGTTGATTTATCTTTACTCCTTCCAGGACCACTTTGTTCGCAACACCTTGCGGATATGGGAGCAGAAGTGATCAAAATTGAAAACCCTCGTGCCTATGATGGATCACGTGCGATGTTCAAAGGGAAAACTGGATACCCTGCACTCTTTATGATGCTCAATCGAAATAAAAAAGCGATTACACTCAATTTAAAACGAGAACAAGCAAAAGAGATTTTATTCAAATTATTAGAAGATGCGGACATCCTCTTAGAAGGGTTTCGACCAGATGGAATGGATAAGATGGGAATCGGTTATGATGTCTTAAAAGAAAAATTCCCACGACTGATTTACTGTGGCATTTCTGGTTACGGAACCAGTGGTAAGTACGTAGACTTTGCTGGGCATGATCTCAACTACTTAGCGATCTCAGGAGTCCTTGACCAAACAGGAAATCCTCCAAGGCCAGCAGGTTTTCAAATGGCTGATGTTGGTGGTGGTACACTCACTGCTTTATCTGCGATCCTTGCAGCCCTCTACTACCGAGAAAAAACAGGCAAAGGCCAAAAAATTGATATCTCCATGACAGATGCATCGGTGCAATTTATCTCTTTGTATGGAGGGATTTTGTCTGCATCAGGTGAATCTCCAGAAGCTGGGAATGATATCCTTTCTGGTAAATTACCAAATTATAATGTGTATGAAACAAAAGAAGGTAGGTATGTTGCACTTGGTGCTTTGGAGGATATGTTTTTCCAAACTTTTTTACGTGCGGCTGGTATGGAAACATTAACCAAAGACTATCCGATGACAGAGGAAAATATTCCTGTCATTAAACAAAAGTTAACCGAATACTTTAAATCCAAAACATATGCTGACTTACAACCAATTTTTGATAATACAGATGCTTGTTTATCTCCTATTTTGAATATGAAAGAAGTTTCAGAAGACCCTCACATGAAAGAAAGAGGGATGGTAATTGAAAGGAATCATCCAAAGTATGGACCCATCTTACAATTTGGTTCTCCCTTTCATTTTTCAGAAACTCCATTTGTGTACCGGAATGATCCTCCAGAACACGGGGAACACACTGAGGAAATTCTAACCCAGTTGGGATTTTCCAAAGACAGTATTTCGGGATTCAAAAAAGACAGAGTCATTTAA
- a CDS encoding metallophosphoesterase family protein, producing the protein MKFLQVSDLHLSSVSKEEETYSLAVLKEIFETAETKACERVLFCGDVFNTFPDLESLRSGFLKVVSSYSGLVYFLPGNHEVLEKKGNQNTYSAYDWSKKVIVLDQLPFTFFEENGIEFVAIPHQENYSEILLNPPPAKQTKLRIGLAHGTVSGMSFTGLQEEEEEGGSYLDPNLLQTLDLDYLAIGHLHRHRFGSVGKCNVGYAGSSRVWRKGEVGPRGGILLEVKQGKVHAEFIPLQTAGEYREIIVSLDTYGNPELSPEEYLQNTNPNDWICFRFVGYVDSMEGKQKFQETILREWKPKFRICEFDPDESQIVVIQHISENEFIKQFLDKMNERKDKMDPSLWRHTRVTGIRFILDGGKVK; encoded by the coding sequence ATGAAGTTCTTACAAGTATCAGACCTCCACCTTTCCTCAGTCTCAAAAGAAGAAGAAACGTATTCTCTCGCAGTCCTCAAAGAAATTTTTGAAACAGCAGAAACAAAAGCCTGTGAACGAGTACTTTTTTGTGGGGATGTTTTTAATACATTTCCCGACCTAGAATCCTTACGTTCTGGGTTTTTAAAAGTTGTCTCCTCCTATTCAGGACTTGTTTATTTTTTGCCAGGGAACCATGAGGTCTTAGAAAAAAAGGGAAACCAAAACACCTATTCTGCCTACGATTGGTCCAAAAAAGTCATTGTCCTCGACCAACTTCCTTTTACCTTTTTCGAAGAAAATGGAATCGAGTTTGTAGCCATCCCCCACCAAGAAAACTATTCCGAAATTTTATTAAACCCTCCACCCGCAAAACAAACAAAACTGCGAATTGGTCTTGCCCACGGGACAGTTTCGGGTATGAGTTTCACCGGCTTACAAGAAGAAGAGGAAGAAGGTGGATCTTATTTAGACCCCAATTTATTGCAAACCTTAGATTTGGATTATTTAGCGATAGGTCACTTACACAGGCATCGTTTTGGGAGTGTCGGAAAATGTAACGTCGGATATGCGGGGTCTTCTCGGGTATGGAGGAAAGGAGAAGTAGGGCCAAGGGGTGGGATATTACTTGAAGTGAAACAAGGAAAAGTTCATGCAGAATTTATCCCTTTGCAAACAGCAGGCGAATACCGCGAAATCATTGTTAGTTTAGATACATATGGAAATCCAGAATTGAGTCCTGAAGAATACTTACAAAATACAAATCCTAACGATTGGATTTGTTTTCGGTTTGTTGGGTATGTGGATTCGATGGAAGGAAAACAAAAATTCCAAGAAACCATCCTAAGGGAATGGAAACCAAAATTTAGGATTTGTGAATTTGATCCAGATGAATCTCAAATTGTTGTCATCCAACACATTTCGGAAAACGAATTCATCAAACAATTTTTAGACAAAATGAATGAACGAAAAGACAAAATGGATCCAAGTTTGTGGAGACACACTCGCGTAACAGGCATTCGTTTTATTTTAGATGGGGGAAAAGTAAAGTGA
- a CDS encoding ATP-binding protein, producing the protein MKLKLENFGIFTTKEFPIERITVFTGPNESGKTTILDAFVSALIKVVGSTKYGTILNARYQANRKSDLGVSKQSLSQNLYLNSLVIREGNMDVGSEKELIQVIEQSIFDSGYNPTHLKEMAEQQVAKTGVRKVAKDWMATLSELESAKQRFDVSERNLNQIANQFAELPTWELERQTKKDEVETLTIDRTNLQKQFEELKEKELHSEADRVYQQILQWEMYSSANKEEVAGLQVDAEKKAKELEESIRSKKQKISQQKDQIVSLDSKIESNKTSKSQSESKFQTLESFYPLFETWKETVNKFQQDFPVVSVVIWNPTNRNLAFASFVGVLISLIAVLFTDFGFWMYLPLLLFIGSTLFFGTKMKVTRLEKDEVKWNEMVRRIASEMETKTLGVWKPDSLHLDSLQLAFQRFDREYTKQKLELQSQKEQITKLESDLDSLQNQAKKEKLELEELETSITKLYQSLGVKSLSELSERLVEGRLKQDKIKTLEDNLRLEGKKWGTTDTETLKLKLKDKITDWEKKGIGKGFELEDRTNKQKLENVIQERSETIRNLEQRIIELEKKLETGKAVLESQMIPAQKEWESSKKNLEIKEKKKAELEKNYQAFDVLIEIFSEMQAESTDKMSSLVRSLQHRMDAIKGSLPTKQIQWDGFSDEIQIETEANEGKMGFGQLSTGTREQISYVLRLEYAFRIGTQYNLPYLLLDEPFRHMDNVRRNAALEYTLQCILNAGEEWKVVFFSFDEDLVTTIKALAEKWKLPCQIHSLIKPVS; encoded by the coding sequence GTGAAACTGAAATTAGAAAACTTCGGAATCTTTACGACAAAAGAGTTTCCCATCGAAAGGATTACTGTGTTTACAGGCCCCAATGAATCAGGAAAAACAACCATCTTAGATGCGTTTGTATCAGCCCTTATCAAGGTGGTTGGAAGTACAAAGTATGGAACCATCCTCAATGCTAGATACCAGGCCAATCGTAAATCCGATTTGGGAGTTTCCAAACAATCTCTCTCTCAAAATTTATACTTAAACTCACTTGTGATCCGAGAAGGGAATATGGATGTGGGATCAGAAAAAGAACTCATCCAAGTCATTGAACAATCGATCTTTGATAGTGGTTATAACCCAACTCACTTAAAGGAAATGGCAGAACAACAAGTGGCAAAAACTGGTGTCAGAAAGGTTGCCAAAGATTGGATGGCTACACTTTCTGAATTAGAATCCGCCAAACAAAGATTTGATGTGAGTGAAAGAAATCTAAATCAAATCGCAAATCAATTTGCCGAACTCCCTACTTGGGAATTGGAACGTCAGACCAAAAAAGACGAAGTAGAAACACTGACAATTGACCGAACGAATCTGCAAAAACAATTCGAAGAGTTAAAAGAAAAGGAACTCCATTCAGAAGCAGATCGTGTGTACCAACAAATCCTACAATGGGAAATGTATTCTTCTGCCAATAAAGAAGAGGTGGCTGGATTACAGGTAGATGCGGAAAAAAAAGCAAAAGAATTAGAAGAATCCATTCGCTCCAAAAAACAAAAAATTTCCCAACAAAAAGATCAAATTGTCTCCTTGGATTCTAAAATCGAATCCAACAAAACTTCCAAATCTCAATCCGAATCCAAATTCCAAACCTTAGAATCTTTTTACCCACTATTTGAAACTTGGAAAGAAACGGTAAATAAATTCCAACAAGATTTTCCTGTTGTTTCCGTTGTCATTTGGAATCCAACAAACAGAAATTTGGCGTTTGCTTCCTTTGTCGGAGTCCTCATTTCTCTGATTGCTGTTTTATTCACTGACTTCGGGTTTTGGATGTATCTACCACTCCTTCTCTTCATAGGGTCCACCTTGTTTTTTGGAACCAAGATGAAAGTTACCCGATTGGAAAAAGACGAAGTAAAATGGAATGAAATGGTGAGGCGTATTGCCAGTGAAATGGAAACAAAAACACTAGGCGTTTGGAAACCGGATTCTTTGCATTTAGATTCTCTCCAGTTGGCCTTCCAAAGGTTTGATAGGGAATATACAAAACAAAAATTAGAACTACAATCACAGAAGGAACAAATCACAAAACTTGAATCCGACTTAGATTCCTTACAAAACCAAGCCAAAAAAGAAAAACTAGAGTTAGAGGAATTAGAAACTTCTATTACCAAACTTTACCAATCCTTGGGAGTGAAGTCTTTATCGGAATTAAGCGAACGTTTGGTGGAAGGGCGACTCAAACAGGACAAAATCAAAACCTTAGAAGATAACCTGCGTTTAGAAGGTAAAAAATGGGGAACCACTGACACCGAAACCCTCAAACTCAAACTCAAAGATAAAATCACAGATTGGGAGAAAAAAGGGATTGGGAAAGGTTTTGAACTCGAAGATCGTACAAACAAACAAAAGTTAGAAAATGTCATCCAGGAACGATCGGAAACCATTCGTAATTTAGAACAAAGGATCATCGAGTTAGAAAAAAAATTAGAAACTGGGAAAGCAGTTTTGGAATCCCAAATGATCCCTGCACAAAAGGAATGGGAAAGTTCTAAAAAAAATCTAGAGATAAAAGAAAAGAAAAAAGCAGAACTCGAAAAAAATTACCAAGCCTTTGATGTGCTCATCGAAATCTTTTCAGAAATGCAAGCGGAGAGTACTGATAAAATGTCTTCTCTTGTTCGTTCTTTACAACATAGAATGGATGCCATCAAAGGATCACTTCCCACAAAACAAATCCAATGGGACGGATTTTCGGATGAAATCCAAATAGAAACAGAGGCAAACGAAGGTAAGATGGGATTTGGTCAATTGTCCACTGGAACCCGTGAACAAATTTCCTATGTATTACGATTAGAATATGCATTTCGGATTGGAACTCAATACAATCTCCCCTATTTATTGTTAGACGAACCGTTTCGTCATATGGACAATGTTCGGCGAAATGCCGCTTTGGAATATACCTTACAATGTATTTTGAATGCAGGTGAGGAATGGAAAGTGGTGTTTTTTAGTTTTGATGAGGATTTGGTTACGACAATTAAAGCTTTGGCAGAAAAGTGGAAACTTCCCTGCCAGATCCATTCTTTGATTAAACCAGTTTCTTAG
- the tpx gene encoding thiol peroxidase → MAQVTLKGNPVPLEGSIPKPGDKAPDFKVAKQDLSDISLKDLAGKVKILVAVPSLDTPVCAIETKKFNEKVAKENGITTLIISGDLPFAMKRFCSTEGIDSDNLITGSQFKDFSFSKNYGTHISGGPLAGLSARAVFVVDKDDVVRYTELVPEIGSEPNYDTVLAEAKKLV, encoded by the coding sequence ATGGCTCAAGTAACACTCAAAGGAAATCCCGTCCCTCTCGAAGGATCCATCCCAAAACCAGGAGATAAAGCTCCCGATTTTAAAGTCGCCAAACAAGATTTAAGTGATATATCCTTAAAAGATTTAGCAGGAAAGGTAAAAATCCTCGTAGCTGTTCCGAGCCTTGATACTCCTGTTTGTGCAATCGAAACTAAAAAGTTCAACGAAAAAGTTGCAAAAGAAAATGGAATCACAACTCTCATCATTTCTGGTGACCTTCCTTTTGCTATGAAACGTTTTTGTTCCACAGAAGGCATTGATTCAGACAACCTGATCACTGGTTCCCAGTTTAAGGATTTTTCGTTTTCCAAAAACTACGGAACTCATATATCAGGTGGTCCACTCGCAGGTCTTTCCGCTAGAGCTGTATTCGTAGTGGATAAAGACGATGTTGTACGGTATACGGAACTTGTTCCTGAAATCGGAAGTGAACCAAATTACGACACCGTTCTTGCGGAAGCTAAGAAACTGGTTTAA
- a CDS encoding LBF_2804 family protein: protein MSTERYKPGILEQWGRRVIISLRTLTKEQKSKGERGFSDVSKQLLFWGSFWSFWIGFFPSVLFVYLSVYLPTISFETFPKISCVGLVWFVSLLTIVTVIEFYLLFRLGFYLSYQMAKAADVELAEEPELITPIPGMMARLVLEIPDPRIRLYGIDPYKHLNERALFFRTVLYKSKVFLSNIFAKLMLKVILGRTSLRFLIEYISGPITGIWDSVTTYMILFELRKRIITRKLADSILLQIKSKQRNPKLIESVLRSVALSIVYTKTFHPNFEYLLFGLLGLLPKRENLQNLDDWEQFVLSLQGLSKEEKKWPVSIFAICASFDGKLNAEELNAFVGLSEHSPTWILERVQFLSATIQKGELTESFQWMEKILPKE, encoded by the coding sequence ATGAGTACAGAACGTTACAAACCAGGAATTTTAGAACAATGGGGACGCCGAGTTATCATTTCCTTGCGTACTCTTACGAAAGAACAGAAGTCCAAGGGTGAGAGAGGTTTTTCAGATGTTTCGAAACAGCTCCTCTTTTGGGGGAGTTTTTGGTCTTTTTGGATCGGATTTTTTCCTTCCGTTCTTTTTGTTTACCTTTCTGTTTATTTACCTACTATTTCTTTCGAAACCTTTCCCAAGATTTCCTGCGTGGGTCTGGTTTGGTTTGTCTCTTTACTCACCATCGTGACTGTGATTGAATTTTACCTATTGTTTCGATTGGGGTTTTATCTTTCTTACCAAATGGCAAAGGCAGCCGATGTGGAACTGGCAGAAGAACCTGAACTCATCACGCCGATTCCTGGGATGATGGCACGACTTGTTTTGGAGATCCCTGACCCAAGGATCCGTTTGTATGGGATAGATCCTTATAAACACTTAAATGAAAGGGCTTTGTTTTTTCGCACAGTACTCTATAAAAGTAAAGTTTTCCTCTCGAATATCTTCGCAAAACTGATGTTAAAAGTCATTTTGGGTAGGACAAGTTTGCGGTTTCTCATTGAATATATCTCAGGTCCCATTACAGGAATTTGGGATTCTGTCACCACCTACATGATTCTCTTTGAACTGAGAAAACGAATCATCACAAGAAAATTGGCAGATTCCATTTTACTCCAAATCAAATCGAAACAAAGAAATCCAAAACTCATCGAATCAGTGTTACGTTCTGTGGCCCTTTCCATAGTCTATACCAAAACCTTCCATCCCAATTTTGAGTATTTACTCTTTGGCTTACTTGGGCTTTTGCCAAAAAGAGAAAACCTACAAAACCTGGATGATTGGGAACAATTTGTTTTGTCGTTACAAGGGCTTTCAAAAGAAGAAAAAAAATGGCCGGTTTCCATCTTTGCCATTTGTGCCTCCTTTGATGGAAAATTGAATGCAGAAGAGCTAAATGCCTTTGTAGGCCTAAGTGAACATTCACCTACTTGGATTTTGGAACGTGTGCAATTTCTAAGTGCGACCATCCAAAAAGGGGAACTAACAGAATCTTTCCAATGGATGGAAAAAATCCTTCCAAAAGAATGA